In Colletotrichum destructivum chromosome 1, complete sequence, the sequence AATCGCGACCGTATCTCAAGAGGTGGTGACTGAACGACAGAACCACCAAACATCGCCGCAGCATTCCTGACGGATACCACCGGCTCGCTATCGACCTTGTCGTTCGACTTCTGAGGTGAGCTGGGCCTTGACAAGGGCCGTCCGAAAGTTCTGAGAGGCGCCACATGTGGGCTATCCGCTTGATCATTGGACGGCGACCGTACAGGAGACCGGATAGGCGACCTAGGTGTAGGCTCGGGCAAGGGTCGTCCAAAGGTCCTGGCAGGAGAGGAAGATTCATCCACGCTATCAGAGAACGACTTCTTTGCAGGGCTTGACGTCGGTTCAGGCAGGGGGCGCCCGAAAGTCTTGACAGGAGAGACTTCCTCAGTCTTCTGTGGTGGGGGACTGAAGGACTTCTCAAAAACCGGCTTGGGCTTGATGCTGGGCATTGTAGCCGAGCTTTGTTTCTTGAGCTCATCGCCCCTCGTCGGGCTCTCCATCTTAGGTTCCTCTCTCTTCGGGCTATCCACCTTTGATTCCTCTCTCTTTGGGCTATCTGCCCTTGGCTCATCTCTCTTTGGGCTCTCCGGCTTGGGCGTCTCTTGGTTCTTTTCTTCAAAGAACATGGACACTCTCTTCATGTCCAGCTTTTTGGGTGAACTGGGTTGAGAAGCAGGCTCGTTAGGCTTCTCCTCGAGTTGCTTTATCGGAGAGGACTGGAGCTTCATCGTAGGAGACCGAGATCTGCGCTTTGAAACgggctcttcttctttggcgGGGAAAATGGGCTTCTCAACCGGAGCCTCAGCAGGCTTTCCGAATGACTTGAGAGGCGCTGGCCTGTTCTTGGCAGCTGCCTGGGCAGCTACCTGGGCCTGGATGGATGTCGGAGCTTCCTGCTGGGGGCTCTTCTTGGGTTCCTCGGCGACAACAGGTGGCTCTTCCTTCACAGGTGAGGCCACTGCTGGGCTAGCCTTGGGCTCATTTGCCGGCTCTGGGGCGGGAGCGGCGGTAGACAGGCCCTTGGACGATGGGGCCTTTCTCTTCGGGCCGCGAGCACGGCCCTTAGTCATGTGCGTCAGTTGTGGTCCCGGGGCCGTGGGCTCGGTGGTTGTACCGCCGGATTCCTCCGACTTTTCGGCCTCACGTCCTCCGGTAGAAGCCATAGGGGGAGGGCCACGAGCCAGGATTCCCGCAAGCGCAGGGTTGAACCGACCAGCCAAGCCACCAGCAGCGGCACGTCCTTGAAGCCGGGCAGGAGCGTTAGTCTCTTTCTGAAGAGTTGGCGTCGTAGGCCTCGGCTCTGTTGGAGACTGAACGCCAGGTGATTTGTTTGTCGGGGACTTGTTCGACGGGGACCGAAGCGAGGGGATGGACTCGCTCGGGTCGTCCTTGGTTACGAGCTTTGATCGTTCGCTGACAGATTTGCGGTGTTCAATGGCGGAAGGCGATGTCGCTTCTGATCTGCCCGAGATTGACTTGCTCAGGGCATGTCGCTTCAACAGGGCCTCGGGTACGGGGTTTTCCGAAGCATTGGACTTGGCTCGAGTCACGCCTTTGCCTTGGGACTGAGCAGCTTTAAAgtcttcctttttcttcaGTATCGCCTCCTTGAACTCATCTTTGAGGTCACTCGGCTTCGGGCCACCCGTAATGTTCAGGGATGCTTTGCCACGGGAAATGTTCGACTTGAGTTCGTCCGGCGCAACGTAGTTTTGCGTCTTTGTCCGGCGCAGATTGCCGAAGACGCTCTGCAACTCATTGGCTGGGTCCTTGGAAGACGCAGGATCTCCGGAAACGTTTCGAGACTTGAGGCCAGCTCTGAAATCCTTCTTTGGAGGTGTTTCGGGCTTGACCTTGGTCACGGCCGGAGTGTCACTGGCAGTTGATGGTTTCGGGATTCCCACGGGAGCGGGCGTTTCTTCCGGCTTATCCTCACTCGTTGGGCTCTTGATGGTGCTGCCGCGGAAAGTCGggctgctgatgctgccgccAGTCTTGTGAGTCTTTACTGGTGCATAAATGCCCTTGAGCCCACCGACGGACGGCTTCGCTTCTTGGCCGCCCATGGGCGACGACCGCATGAGCCCGCCGATGTTGACTTCATGCTTGTTGGATGCCACGGAGCCAGTTCGACCAAGATCAGCACTGGGATTGGCAGCCTTGTgcgccttggccttgttgaGCTCAACCATCCAGGCTGGCTGGTTAGCCGTTGGTGGAGGCTTGGGCTTCGGTGCCTCAGGTTTGTTCAACGCTGTTTCCAACCAGCTCGCCTTCGTAGGGCTCCACCTCCTAGTGTCCATGGTCTTTGAAGGGCTGGGTGGCGGCGTCACCTTTTcaccttcttcgtctcgggTGTCGGGCTTGGCTTCTGACGTCGGCGGGGCTGCGGCGGGGGCCTTGGGCGtggtctcggtctcgtccTGAAATTCCTGGTTGCTGTGGCGCGAGGTAGGGCGGGAGGAAGGGCGAGAGGATGGTCGGGACGCGGGACGAGaaagagagcgagagtgggagtgggaCGAGCCGGTGGGAGTAGCTGCGCCGTCGCGCACGAACATGCTCTGGGGACGGGACCTAGGCTCGCCGACCCGGCTCGAGGTAGCCGAATCAGCGCGTACGAGCCCCGGGGGCGATGTCACGCTCCATCTCTTGACACTGTCTGACCTCTTCATCATGGCACTCTGGACGAAGCCGCCCATACCCTTGGTAGGCGAGACGGGTCTCGTAGGGGACGCGCGACCTGAGCCCGAGGACAAGACTGACATGCGGCGCTGTGCGACTGTATCGTTCTCGGAGGATATTTCAGCCGGAGGGTCAAGCCTCTGGACACTGGACAGCGAGAGTGGGGAACCGAGCCTGTTTTCCTTGGTCGGACTGGAAAGTTCGGGCGGCAGGTCCGTTGAGGAGCTGCGGCTCAAGCCAGGAAGCTGGTGGGCGCGCATGGAGGACATGTCGGTGATGTCGGTATCCTCGACCTGGGTCTTGCGATTGGCAGCGGAGCCAACGCTTGCACGATCGGGGGTCTGACGGAACCAAGCAGGGTCTTTGGAGCCCAGTGCCTGGGAGATCTGGTCCCTAGAGAAGTTCTGTtcggtggcggaggaggggtCGGACGTGGGGTTCGGCGAGGTCCTGGCCGCATTCTCTGCGGCGACAACGGACAAGGGACGGCTCTTGGATCGATCGGAATGCTGCGAGTTGGGGCGTCTCTGCCACGACAGCGGGCGGGCTCCCTGCACGCCACCGCCGGTTGGAGACGTCATACTGAATGGCTtgttgtcggcgtcgagggggGAATCGTTCTCCTTGGTGGGGGAGGTCGACAAGCTCTCCATGGCGTCGGGGGCCGGTGTTGCGCGGGAGCGAGAGTGGGGACGAGGGCTGCCGGTTTGTTCGAGGCCAGGAGAGGACAGTCTCAGGTCATCGGAAAGCTGCGCGGTGCTGTTGCCTCGAGACGAAGGTGGTGGGGTATTGGCCGGAGATGATTTCTGAGGGGAAATGGATCGAGCGCGTTCTGTCAATGTCGTCAGAAGGGATGATGAGGGGCAAGGAAATCAGCAG encodes:
- a CDS encoding Putative villin/Gelsolin, ADF-H/Gelsolin-like domain superfamily, encoding MSEQAMDDVSKFLQDVKEMNARRTEEDDARQRELDEKIQQEKRERQARRAERARSISPQKSSPANTPPPSSRGNSTAQLSDDLRLSSPGLEQTGSPRPHSRSRATPAPDAMESLSTSPTKENDSPLDADNKPFSMTSPTGGGVQGARPLSWQRRPNSQHSDRSKSRPLSVVAAENAARTSPNPTSDPSSATEQNFSRDQISQALGSKDPAWFRQTPDRASVGSAANRKTQVEDTDITDMSSMRAHQLPGLSRSSSTDLPPELSSPTKENRLGSPLSLSSVQRLDPPAEISSENDTVAQRRMSVLSSGSGRASPTRPVSPTKGMGGFVQSAMMKRSDSVKRWSVTSPPGLVRADSATSSRVGEPRSRPQSMFVRDGAATPTGSSHSHSRSLSRPASRPSSRPSSRPTSRHSNQEFQDETETTPKAPAAAPPTSEAKPDTRDEEGEKVTPPPSPSKTMDTRRWSPTKASWLETALNKPEAPKPKPPPTANQPAWMVELNKAKAHKAANPSADLGRTGSVASNKHEVNIGGLMRSSPMGGQEAKPSVGGLKGIYAPVKTHKTGGSISSPTFRGSTIKSPTSEDKPEETPAPVGIPKPSTASDTPAVTKVKPETPPKKDFRAGLKSRNVSGDPASSKDPANELQSVFGNLRRTKTQNYVAPDELKSNISRGKASLNITGGPKPSDLKDEFKEAILKKKEDFKAAQSQGKGVTRAKSNASENPVPEALLKRHALSKSISGRSEATSPSAIEHRKSVSERSKLVTKDDPSESIPSLRSPSNKSPTNKSPGVQSPTEPRPTTPTLQKETNAPARLQGRAAAGGLAGRFNPALAGILARGPPPMASTGGREAEKSEESGGTTTEPTAPGPQLTHMTKGRARGPKRKAPSSKGLSTAAPAPEPANEPKASPAVASPVKEEPPVVAEEPKKSPQQEAPTSIQAQVAAQAAAKNRPAPLKSFGKPAEAPVEKPIFPAKEEEPVSKRRSRSPTMKLQSSPIKQLEEKPNEPASQPSSPKKLDMKRVSMFFEEKNQETPKPESPKRDEPRADSPKREESKVDSPKREEPKMESPTRGDELKKQSSATMPSIKPKPVFEKSFSPPPQKTEEVSPVKTFGRPLPEPTSSPAKKSFSDSVDESSSPARTFGRPLPEPTPRSPIRSPVRSPSNDQADSPHVAPLRTFGRPLSRPSSPQKSNDKVDSEPVVSVRNAAAMFGGSVVQSPPLEIRSRFDNTASPVQRSSTPPSRGSARPLPIPPKPSSPTPVASPVRSPTKSSSEVSALLDDFFGTQRPQREYHLDTAEVLMNKPRVRDIQSQGARLFQITGDGKKIPVPAHNERILFEREMYICANVFTNEAGRKETEVYFWAGDEVPEATMEDAALFINREARSLGGKVVKMRQGRETPEFIMALGGMIITRRGTGAKFDSLAPSMLCGRRMLGQVVFDEVNFSSTSLCSGFPFLITQSGKCYLWKGKGSDVDELSCARLIGMDLSLMGELLEIEDGSEPDSFWAIFNDGTKPHSADHWRLKSNYDKYCQRLFRSDASAAQQVYEISPFTQADLDPSGIYVLDAFFEMYIIVGRTAQSQYGSFRNALDFAQEYAILASGMEDRPFIPISTVVLEGIPKDLKSVFRKWRDEASPTIMPQKTSGLKRGRSLRVVPLTHALQAMSE